From one Lolium rigidum isolate FL_2022 chromosome 4, APGP_CSIRO_Lrig_0.1, whole genome shotgun sequence genomic stretch:
- the LOC124647097 gene encoding putative leucine-rich repeat receptor-like serine/threonine-protein kinase At2g24130 produces MVHIFKFLVFLLLCSVARVGGVSEEDDRSVLLGFKAGVTGDPMGALAGWGSPDVCNWTGVACDVVTHRVVNLTLSNLNLSGKVSPTLGNLWHLRKLDLSRNHFAGSVPPELGNLSRLSCLDLSENLFVGTVPPQLGKLTQLEILSLSENQLEGSIPGELARIRSLECLNLGENNLSGHIPAAIFCNHSALYYFDVSYNSLDGEIPIRVDCPLSNLEMLVVWSNKLNGSIPRSLSNSTKLRWLLLQDNFLTGELPSDDMFSGMESLEFLHLSFNFFTSQRNTTSLEPFFASLANCTGLVELSVAGNDLVGTIPPVIGRLSPSLMHLHLQFNKIFGPIPANLSYLANLTDLNLSGNLLNGSIPRGIAGMRKLELLNLSNNLLSGEIPPSLGTIPRLGLVDFSHNWLTGAIPQTIVQCMTMQTLDLSHNMLGGEIPAGLSRLSGLLYLNLSSNLLCGAIPVTIGKMVKLEVINLSSNRLSGTIPPQLGHCVELQYLDVSYNGLRPRSVSPNPPGLTGTLPLSMEKMLSLRRVNFSYNDFWGEVPSGGKFAGFPADAFLGNADLCTERASMMPGLAKCSRRKHSALHNRRVVLPVVFTIASFTTAIIVLAMCRSMGRDGRRSALLAYVGGGEPSNRGDHPRISQRELSEATGGFEQSRLIGAGRFGRVYGGTLRDGTRVAVKVLDPITRGEVSWSFKRECDVLRWTRHRNLVRVITTCSQPDFHALVLPWMTNGSLESRLYPSDGGLDHGMDLTWLVAIASNIAEGLTYLHHYAPVRIIHCDLKPGNVLLDDDMTAVVADFGIARLVKDMGDDDITGFADPCNSIAGLLQGSVGYIAPEYGLGGHPSTEGDVYSFGVMLLEMITGKRPTDALFQEGLTLHEWVRRHHPHDVAAIIAQSWLAAMDAMLSAVQAGHIVVELIDLGIACTQYSPVERPTMAEVCHSIALLKVASSRRVVMDSTAIA; encoded by the exons ATGGTTCACATCTTCAAAtttctcgtcttcctcctcctttgcAGCGTAGCTAGAGTCGGTGGAGTGTCGGAAGAGGATGACCGCTCCGTGCTTTTAGGCTTCAAGGCCGGAGTGACCGGCGACCCCATGGGAGCGCTCGCTGGCTGGGGCTCGCCAGACGTGTGCAACTGGACCGGGGTCGCTTGCGACGTGGTGACACACCGTGTTGTCAACTTAACACTAAGTAATCTGAACCTCTCTGGCAAGGTCTCTCCCACACTTGGCAACCTCTGGCACCTTAGGAAACTCGACCTCTCTCGCAACCACTTCGCCGGCAGCGTCCCGCCAGAGCTCGGCAACCTATCGAGACTTAGCTGCCTCGATCTCTCCGAGAACTTGTTTGTCGGCACAGTGCCACCGCAGCTCGGGAAGCTCACCCAACTAGAGATATTGAGCCTCAGTGAAAACCAGTTGGAGGGCTCGATTCCGGGGGAGCTGGCGCGTATCCGTAGCCTAGAATGCCTCAATCTCGGCGAGAACAACCTCTCCGGACACATCCCGGCGGCCATCTTCTGCAACCACTCTGCCTTGTACTACTTTGATGTATCATACAACTCTCTAGACGGCGAGATCCCCATCCGAGTGGATTGCCCGCTCTCCAATCTGGAGATGCTCGTGGTGTGGTCCAACAAGCTCAACGGCAGCATCCCCCGCTCTTTGTCAAACTCGACGAAGCTCCGGTGGCTGCTGCTGCAGGACAACTTCCTTACCGGAGAGCTGCCGTCCGACGACATGTTCAGTGGCATGGAGAGCCTAGAATTCCTGCACCTGTCGTTCAACTTCTTCACGAGCCAGCGGAACACCACCAGCCTTGAACCGTTCTTTGCCTCGCTTGCCAATTGCACCGGCCTCGTGGAGCTCAGTGTCGCCGGAAACGACCTTGTCGGCACGATCCCACCTGTCATTGGTCGCCTCTCCCCCAGCCTCATGCACCTCCACCTTCAGTTCAACAAAATCTTTGGTCCGATCCCGGCGAACCTCTCCTACCTTGCCAACCTCACCGACCTCAACCTCTCCGGTAACCTCCTCAATGGCTCCATCCCACGGGGCATCGCCGGCATGCGGAAGCTCGAGTTGCTGAACCTCTCAAACAACCTGCTCTCCGGGGAGATTCCGCCATCCCTAGGCACGATCCCGAGGCTCGGCCTCGTCGATTTTTCGCACAACTGGCTCACCGGCGCCATTCCTCAGACCATCGTGCAGTGCATGACCATGCAAACTCTTGACCTTTCCCACAACATGCTGGGAGGCGAGATCCCAGCTGGCTTATCAAGGCTAAGCGGGTTGCTCTACCTCAACCTCTCTAGCAACCTTTTGTGTGGAGCGATCCCGGTGACCATCGGCAAGATGGTTAAGCTGGAAGTGATCAACCTATCCTCAAACAGGCTCTCTGGCACGATCCCTCCGCAGCTCGGCCATTGCGTTGAGCTACAATACCTGGACGTGTCCTACAATGGCCTCAGGCCTCGTTCGGTTAGCCCCAACCCGCCCG GCCTCACGGGGACCCTGCCTCTGtccatggagaagatgttgtcgtTGCGGCGTGTTAACTTTTCCTACAACGACTTCTGGGGCGAGGTGCCCAGCGGCGGGAAATTTGCGGGGTTCCCGGCGGAcgcgttcctcggcaatgccgacCTGTGCACGGAGAGGGCGTCGATGATGCCCGGCTTGGCTAAGTGCAGCAGGAGGAAGCACAGCGCGCTCCACAACCGACGAGTGGTGTTGCCCGTTGTCTTCACTATTGCGAGCTTCACGACGGCGATCATTGTTCTCGCCATGTGCCGCTCCATGGGACGCGACGGGCGGCGCTCGGCGCTGCTGGcatacgtcggcggcggcgagccgAGCAACAGGGGAGACCACCCGAGGATCTCGCAGCGGGAGCTCTCCGAGGCAACGGGCGGGTTCGAGCAGTCGAGGCTGATCGGTGCGGGGCGGTTCGGGCGCGTATACGGCGGCACGCTCCGCGACGGCACACGTGTCGCCGTCAAGGTGCTCGACCCGATTACCAGAGGCGAGGTCTCCTGGAGCTTCAAGCGCGAGTGTGATGTGTTGCGATGGACACGGCACCGGAACCTGGTACGCGTGATCACCACATGCAGCCAGCCGGACTTCCACGCGCTCGTGCTTCCATGGATGACCAATGGTAGCCTCGAGAGCCGCCTCTACCCATCTGACGGTGGCCTTGACCATGGCATGGACCTCACATGGCTGGTCGCCATCGCCAGCAACATAGCCGAGGGGCTCACCTACCTGCACCACTATGCACCCGTCCGCATCATACACTGCGACCTCAAGCCCGGAAACGTGCTCCTCGACGACGACATGACGGCCGTCGTGGCTGACTTTGGCATCGCGCGCTTGGTCAAGGACATGGGCGATGACGACATCACCGGCTTTGCTGATCCATGCAACTCCATTGCCGGGTTGTTGCAAGGTTCCGTGGGCTACATCGCACCAG AGTACGGACTAGGAGGCCACCCTTCAACAGAAGGTGACGTGTACAGCTTCGGCGTGATGCTACTGGAGATGATCACCGGGAAGCGCCCGACGGATGCGCTCTTCCAAGAGGGACTCACGCTGCATGAATGGGTCAGGCGACACCACCCGCATGATGTTGCGGCCATCATCGCACAGTCATGGCTGGCGGCCATGGATGCGATGTTGTCGGCGGTACAAGCAGGTCACATTGTCGTCGAGCTGATCGACCTTGGGATCGCGTGCACTCAGTACTCGCCGGTGGAGCGGCCTACCATGGCGGAGGTGTGCCACTCGATCGCCCTCCTCAAGGTTGCGTCTTCCCGACGTGTAGTTATGGATTCTACTGCCATAGCATGA